The following coding sequences are from one Shewanella violacea DSS12 window:
- a CDS encoding AAA family ATPase has product MSKQTVSEIITQLGRVLLGKPEQIKLALACILAKGHLLIEDLPGMGKTSLSHGIAQSLGLSYQRIQFTSDMLPADILGVSIFDKDQAQFIFHPGPIFKQMVLADEINRASPKTQSALLEAMAESQITIDGITHPLPSPFFVIATQNPSEQSGTFPLPESQLDRFMMRLSIGYPNAEAELEMLKEHDQSPQVKVLPQCITQIELVQLQQEVEKITASDALLNYVLALVKASRVQNEGFGLSPRASKALLQASKAWAFLNGRSYLVPEDVQAVFSSVAEHRIRRSSQQQGAALSQKILSNVNPIL; this is encoded by the coding sequence ATGTCCAAACAGACAGTTTCAGAGATTATCACTCAGCTTGGGCGCGTTCTATTGGGCAAACCAGAACAGATAAAATTGGCCCTTGCCTGTATTCTCGCCAAAGGCCACCTGCTGATCGAAGATCTTCCCGGCATGGGGAAAACCAGCCTCTCCCATGGTATTGCCCAGAGCCTAGGGCTCAGTTATCAGCGCATACAATTTACCAGCGATATGTTACCCGCCGATATTCTAGGAGTCTCCATTTTCGACAAGGATCAGGCTCAGTTCATTTTTCATCCAGGTCCCATCTTCAAGCAGATGGTGCTAGCAGACGAAATTAACCGTGCTAGCCCTAAGACTCAAAGCGCACTCCTGGAGGCCATGGCCGAAAGTCAGATCACTATCGATGGCATAACTCACCCACTACCCAGTCCGTTTTTTGTCATAGCGACTCAAAATCCCAGTGAACAATCTGGTACCTTCCCACTGCCAGAATCTCAGCTGGATCGCTTTATGATGCGCCTATCTATCGGTTACCCCAACGCAGAAGCCGAGCTTGAGATGCTCAAGGAACATGATCAATCCCCCCAGGTTAAAGTGCTTCCTCAATGTATAACCCAAATCGAACTGGTACAGTTACAGCAAGAAGTTGAAAAAATCACCGCTTCAGATGCTTTACTTAATTATGTGCTCGCACTCGTCAAGGCTTCACGTGTTCAAAATGAGGGATTTGGCCTGTCGCCACGGGCAAGTAAGGCATTACTGCAAGCCTCTAAAGCCTGGGCTTTTCTCAATGGACGAAGTTATCTTGTGCCCGAAGATGTACAGGCTGTGTTTTCATCGGTTGCCGAGCATAGGATCCGTCGCAGCAGTCAACAACAGGGAGCAGCCTTATCACAAAAAATTCTCAGCAACGTCAATCCGATCTTGTAA